One segment of Egicoccus sp. AB-alg2 DNA contains the following:
- a CDS encoding ABC transporter substrate-binding protein, producing MNHLRSTMPLLSRRGFIRVGLGAGAAAALSACGRGNGGAGEEAAEIDVSREYDGPAVTLAFWNGFTGADGPFLRDLVDQYNQEHDNVTVEMNTLQWEDFYSSVPPAVSRGEGPDIAVMHLDQLGTNAARGVILPLDNVTEALELEESDFDPAVWQAGIYQDRRYGVPLDIHPLGFYYNKRVMEQAGLDPESPPTDRDSLMDALDAMRSNDIQGHWVSPFMFTGGLTFQSLAYQFGGQLYNEDASEATFDAPENVEALEWYLSLIEEGHSPSDVGQDAEHVAFTNDNNAFIWNGIWMIQGYGEDPDLEWGVAEVPQIGSEPAVWGSSHNFVLMNKQGQDENKIRAASAFMNWISGHSLQWAEAGQIPARASVRESSEFEQLEFQPTFAQQLDYVRFAPPVPGVGDAQGELETAVGEAVLGQKSAEQALADGVARANELLESAQREA from the coding sequence ATGAACCATCTGCGCAGCACCATGCCGCTCCTGTCGCGGCGCGGCTTCATCCGCGTCGGCCTCGGAGCCGGCGCGGCCGCCGCCCTGTCCGCCTGCGGGCGCGGCAACGGCGGCGCCGGCGAGGAGGCCGCCGAGATCGACGTGTCACGCGAGTACGACGGGCCGGCCGTCACACTGGCGTTCTGGAACGGCTTCACCGGCGCCGACGGGCCGTTCCTGCGTGACCTGGTCGACCAGTACAACCAGGAGCACGACAACGTCACGGTGGAGATGAACACGCTGCAGTGGGAGGACTTCTACAGCAGCGTGCCGCCGGCGGTCAGCCGCGGTGAGGGTCCCGACATCGCCGTCATGCACCTCGACCAGCTCGGCACCAACGCCGCCCGCGGCGTGATCCTGCCGCTCGACAACGTCACCGAAGCTCTCGAACTCGAGGAGTCGGACTTCGACCCGGCGGTGTGGCAGGCGGGCATCTACCAGGACCGTCGCTACGGCGTGCCGCTGGACATCCACCCGCTGGGCTTCTACTACAACAAGCGGGTCATGGAGCAGGCCGGCCTCGACCCGGAGTCGCCGCCGACCGATCGCGACAGCCTCATGGACGCGCTGGACGCGATGCGCAGCAACGACATCCAGGGCCACTGGGTGTCACCGTTCATGTTCACCGGCGGTCTGACCTTCCAGTCGCTCGCCTACCAGTTCGGTGGCCAGCTCTACAACGAGGACGCCAGCGAGGCGACCTTCGACGCACCAGAGAACGTCGAGGCGCTCGAGTGGTACCTCAGCCTCATCGAGGAGGGCCACAGCCCGTCGGACGTCGGTCAGGACGCCGAACACGTGGCGTTCACCAACGACAACAACGCCTTCATCTGGAACGGCATCTGGATGATCCAGGGCTACGGCGAGGACCCGGACCTGGAGTGGGGCGTCGCCGAGGTGCCCCAGATCGGCAGCGAGCCGGCCGTGTGGGGGTCCAGCCACAACTTCGTGCTCATGAACAAGCAGGGCCAGGACGAGAACAAGATCCGCGCCGCCTCGGCGTTCATGAACTGGATCTCGGGGCACTCCCTGCAGTGGGCCGAGGCCGGCCAGATCCCGGCGCGGGCCAGCGTCCGCGAGAGCAGCGAGTTCGAGCAGCTCGAGTTCCAGCCCACCTTCGCCCAGCAGCTCGACTACGTCCGCTTCGCACCGCCGGTCCCCGGCGTCGGCGACGCGCAGGGCGAGCTGGAGACGGCGGTCGGTGAGGCGGTCCTCGGCCAGAAGAGCGCGGAACAGGCACTTGCCGACGGCGTGGCGCGGGCGAACGAGCTGCTGGAGTCCGCCCAGCGGGAAGCGTGA
- a CDS encoding glycoside hydrolase family 2 protein, translated as MTIPRPEYPRPQLRRERWENLNGVWSFAFDDKDAGLAERWYQRTVDDLDDGPFTQRITVPFAFQSEQSGIGDTGRHDVVWYARTFTDPRTDGDERLLLHFGAVDYEATVWVDGQRVADHVGGHTPFTADVTDALGAADQHVVVVRAFDPLDDLTIPRGKQFWQPKSENIFYTPTTGIWQTVWLEPVPIARLHAWELTPNLPSAEVEITLHLDPTAVGATARVVVRHDDVTLVDDRVRVTEPTLTRRFSVAPPRGRHTGAVADWQNVATWSPEHPRLHDLEVSLEHEDGRIGDRVAGYFGMRSIETRDGRVLLNGRPYYQRLVLDQGYFPGGLLTAPSDDDLRRDIELAKELGFNGARKHQKVEDPRWLYWADRLGFLVWDEMPSAYAFSAAMAQRVADEWQQVIARDRNHPCVVTWVPVNESWGVPRLASDPRHRDLVQALYHLTRSLDPTRPVVSNDGWEQAATDLLTIHDYGDADTVRGHYEDLASTLRAQPAGRPLYTVGHAHRGEPVLVTEFGGIALVGAGDTWGYHTVDSTDALLERYRELIAAVTASEVVQGFCYTQLTDVEQEANGLLTFDRRPKVDPASARAATTT; from the coding sequence ATGACGATCCCGCGTCCGGAGTACCCGCGCCCGCAGCTGCGCCGCGAGCGCTGGGAGAACCTCAACGGCGTGTGGTCGTTCGCGTTCGACGACAAGGACGCCGGGCTCGCGGAGCGGTGGTACCAGCGGACCGTCGACGACCTGGACGACGGGCCGTTCACGCAGCGGATCACCGTCCCGTTCGCCTTCCAGAGCGAGCAGTCGGGGATCGGGGACACCGGCCGCCACGACGTCGTCTGGTACGCCCGCACCTTCACCGACCCCCGCACCGATGGCGACGAACGCCTGCTGCTGCACTTCGGCGCGGTCGACTACGAGGCCACCGTCTGGGTCGACGGCCAGCGCGTCGCCGACCACGTCGGCGGGCACACGCCATTCACCGCCGACGTCACCGACGCGCTCGGGGCGGCCGATCAGCACGTCGTCGTCGTGCGCGCCTTCGACCCGCTCGACGACCTCACCATCCCGCGCGGCAAGCAGTTCTGGCAGCCGAAGAGCGAGAACATCTTCTACACGCCGACGACCGGCATCTGGCAGACGGTCTGGCTCGAGCCGGTCCCGATTGCGCGCCTGCACGCCTGGGAGCTGACCCCCAACCTGCCCAGCGCCGAGGTGGAGATCACGCTGCACCTCGACCCCACGGCGGTGGGTGCCACGGCGCGCGTCGTCGTCCGTCACGACGACGTGACGCTGGTCGACGACCGGGTGCGGGTCACCGAACCGACCCTCACCCGCCGCTTCTCCGTCGCACCGCCACGCGGCCGCCACACCGGCGCGGTCGCCGACTGGCAGAACGTCGCGACCTGGTCGCCCGAGCACCCGCGGCTGCACGACCTCGAGGTGAGCCTGGAGCACGAGGACGGCCGGATCGGCGACCGCGTCGCCGGCTACTTCGGGATGCGCTCGATCGAGACCCGCGACGGGCGGGTGCTGCTCAACGGGCGGCCCTACTACCAGCGGCTCGTGCTCGACCAGGGCTATTTTCCGGGCGGCCTGCTCACCGCCCCCAGTGACGACGACCTGCGTCGCGACATCGAACTGGCCAAGGAACTCGGCTTCAACGGCGCCCGCAAGCACCAGAAGGTCGAGGACCCGCGTTGGCTGTACTGGGCCGACCGTCTGGGCTTCCTCGTGTGGGACGAGATGCCCAGCGCCTACGCGTTCTCCGCCGCCATGGCCCAGCGGGTCGCGGACGAGTGGCAGCAGGTGATCGCCCGCGACCGCAACCACCCGTGCGTGGTGACCTGGGTGCCCGTCAACGAGAGCTGGGGGGTGCCCCGGCTGGCGTCGGACCCGCGCCACCGCGACCTGGTCCAGGCGCTGTACCACCTCACGCGCTCGCTGGACCCGACCCGCCCGGTGGTGTCCAACGACGGCTGGGAGCAGGCCGCCACGGATCTGCTCACGATCCACGACTACGGCGACGCGGACACGGTCCGCGGCCACTACGAGGACCTCGCGTCGACGCTGCGGGCCCAACCGGCCGGCCGGCCGCTCTACACCGTTGGGCATGCCCACCGCGGTGAACCGGTCCTCGTCACCGAATTCGGGGGAATCGCACTGGTGGGTGCGGGCGACACGTGGGGTTACCACACGGTCGACAGCACCGACGCCCTGCTCGAGCGCTACCGCGAGCTGATCGCGGCGGTCACCGCCTCCGAGGTGGTGCAGGGCTTCTGTTACACGCAGCTGACCGACGTCGAGCAGGAGGCCAACGGCCTGCTGACCTTCGACCGCCGCCCGAAGGTGGACCCGGCGTCGGCCCGTGCGGCAACGACCACGTGA